TGAGCATAGCGATGGCGGCTGAACCACAGACAGTGACTGAGCATGCTAAGATCGATCTGTTCGAAGATGACGATGagtttgaagagtttgaaattaACGAAGGTATACCTTAatttcctctttctttctttcatttcaagGGTTGACTCAGTTGAAAGAGTAGCAGGTTATATTGTCTTTGCTCACTAGTTGaggtttttatctttaaatttaaatgaaatttatgcCATCTGTCTGGAAATTTCCTTTGAATGTCgtagttttaatataattattggtCTTTTCTCTGCGTTTAGtttgagatatgaaattttgaatgcttaattttttttttttttttggtgtattTATCATGAATTTGACAGAGTGGGAGGATAAGGAGGAAGGGAATGATGTGACACAGCAATGGGAAGATGATTGGGATGATGATGATGTCAATGATGATTTCTCTCAACAGCTTAGGAAGGAACTGGAGAACAACACCGAGAAGAACTGAGCCGATTTTAGTATCTTTTGTTGTTTCAACTCCAGAtgatgatttttcctttttcatatattttgtcTCCAAATCGTGTTTGAACTTTTAATTCATTGAAATTTAGAAGCTTATTGCAAACTGTTAGTGCGGAACAAGAAGTTATGATTTTGTGAAGTTGATTCAAATGCTTGTTAGAGTTATATCTGCTTtgattttgggtggga
Above is a genomic segment from Mangifera indica cultivar Alphonso chromosome 3, CATAS_Mindica_2.1, whole genome shotgun sequence containing:
- the LOC123212105 gene encoding protein DSS1 HOMOLOG ON CHROMOSOME V-like; protein product: MAAEPQTVTEHAKIDLFEDDDEFEEFEINEEWEDKEEGNDVTQQWEDDWDDDDVNDDFSQQLRKELENNTEKN